Proteins from a genomic interval of Acipenser ruthenus chromosome 46, fAciRut3.2 maternal haplotype, whole genome shotgun sequence:
- the LOC117397905 gene encoding STAM-binding protein-like A isoform X2, whose amino-acid sequence MPEYSDVSLTPEERVRALTEMGSSVPVHEDVPPRRYFRSGMEIIRMANIYTEEGNTEHAFILYNKLFIEKLPKHRDYKTANIPEKKETMKKLKEIAFPQAEELKKELLKRYVKEHAEYLERKNAEAAQLARELSRQKELETERQRVEEQRRRQQEQEQFSAFEEMIRRQELEKERLRIQQEFSTAPPSETPLLPGIQGPPLPPAAAPAPPPSTGGTATHPPGPTPSVDRSLKPGSLVSPGRSVMVEGLQPLVVPRELCSKFLKLAEANTARAVETCGILCGKLTRSEFTLTHVIVPKQRGGPDSCDTENEEELFIIQDQLSLITLGWIHTHPTQTAFLSSVDMHTHCSYQMMLPESIAIVCSPKFNETGYFKLTEHGMEEISSCKQKGFHPHPKEPPLFTSCGHVTISDSSVTVMDLR is encoded by the exons ATGCCGGAGTACAGTGATGTGAGTCTGACTCCGGAGGAGCGGGTCCGAGCCCTCACGGAGATGGGAAGCTCTGTGCCAGTCCATGAAGACGTGCCCCCTCGCAGATACTTCCGCTCGGGCATGGAGATCATCCGCATGGCCAACATCTACACCGAGGAGGGGAACACGGAGCACGCCTTCATCCTCTACAACAA gcTCTTCATTGAAAAGCTTCCCAAACATCGGGATTACAAAACCGCCAACATTCCTGAAAAAAAGGAGACCATGAAG AAGCTGAAAGAGATTGCGTTCCCTCAGGCTGAGGAGCTGAAGAAAGAGCTGCTGAAGAGATACGTAAAGGAGCACGCGGAGTACCTGGAGAGGAAG AACGCGGAGGCGGCCCAGCTGGCACGGGAGCTGTCCCGTCAGAAGGAGCTGGAGACGGAGAGGCAGCGCGTGGAGGAGCAGCGGCGCAggcagcaggagcaggagcagttCAGTGCCTTCGAGGAGATGATCCGCAGGCAGGAGCTGGAGAAGGAGAGGCTGAGGATCCAGCAAGAGTTCAGCACCGCCCCTCCCTCCGAGACCCCCCTCCTCCCCGGAATACAGGGCCCTCCACTGCCCCCCGCTGCAGCCCCCGCCCCGCCTCCGAGCACGGGGGGAACAGCCACACACCCCCCCGGACCCACGCCCTCCGTCGACCGCTCGCTCAAACCGGGCTCGCTCGTCAGCCCTGGGAGAA gtGTGATGGTGGAGGGGCTGCAGCCCCTGGTGGTTCCCCGGGAGCTGTGCAGCAAGTTCCTAAAGCTGGCTGAGGCCAACACTGCCCGGGCCGTGGAGACGTGCGGCATTCTCTGTGGAAAACTG ACGCGCAGCGAGTTCACTCTGACCCACGTGATCGTGCCGAAGCAGAGGGGCGGGCCGGATTCCTGCGACACAGAGAACGAGGAGGAACTCTTCATCATCCAGGACCAGCTCAGCCTCATCACTCTGGGCTGGATTCAC ACACACCCGACCCAGACCGCCTTCTTGTCCAGCGtggacatgcacacacactgctcCTACCAGATGATGCTGCCCGAGTCCATCGCCATCGTCTGCTCGCCCAAATTCAACGA gaCTGGCTACTTCAAACTGACTGAGCACGGTATGGAGGAGATCTCATCCTGCAAACAGAAGGGCTTTCACCCGCACCCCAAGGAGCCCCCACTCTTCACT TCTTGCGGGCACGTCACCATCAGTGACAGCAGTGTGACGGTGATGGACCTGCGATGA
- the LOC117397905 gene encoding STAM-binding protein-like A isoform X1, with product MPEYSDVSLTPEERVRALTEMGSSVPVHEDVPPRRYFRSGMEIIRMANIYTEEGNTEHAFILYNKYITLFIEKLPKHRDYKTANIPEKKETMKKLKEIAFPQAEELKKELLKRYVKEHAEYLERKNAEAAQLARELSRQKELETERQRVEEQRRRQQEQEQFSAFEEMIRRQELEKERLRIQQEFSTAPPSETPLLPGIQGPPLPPAAAPAPPPSTGGTATHPPGPTPSVDRSLKPGSLVSPGRSVMVEGLQPLVVPRELCSKFLKLAEANTARAVETCGILCGKLTRSEFTLTHVIVPKQRGGPDSCDTENEEELFIIQDQLSLITLGWIHTHPTQTAFLSSVDMHTHCSYQMMLPESIAIVCSPKFNETGYFKLTEHGMEEISSCKQKGFHPHPKEPPLFTSCGHVTISDSSVTVMDLR from the exons ATGCCGGAGTACAGTGATGTGAGTCTGACTCCGGAGGAGCGGGTCCGAGCCCTCACGGAGATGGGAAGCTCTGTGCCAGTCCATGAAGACGTGCCCCCTCGCAGATACTTCCGCTCGGGCATGGAGATCATCCGCATGGCCAACATCTACACCGAGGAGGGGAACACGGAGCACGCCTTCATCCTCTACAACAAGTACATCAC gcTCTTCATTGAAAAGCTTCCCAAACATCGGGATTACAAAACCGCCAACATTCCTGAAAAAAAGGAGACCATGAAG AAGCTGAAAGAGATTGCGTTCCCTCAGGCTGAGGAGCTGAAGAAAGAGCTGCTGAAGAGATACGTAAAGGAGCACGCGGAGTACCTGGAGAGGAAG AACGCGGAGGCGGCCCAGCTGGCACGGGAGCTGTCCCGTCAGAAGGAGCTGGAGACGGAGAGGCAGCGCGTGGAGGAGCAGCGGCGCAggcagcaggagcaggagcagttCAGTGCCTTCGAGGAGATGATCCGCAGGCAGGAGCTGGAGAAGGAGAGGCTGAGGATCCAGCAAGAGTTCAGCACCGCCCCTCCCTCCGAGACCCCCCTCCTCCCCGGAATACAGGGCCCTCCACTGCCCCCCGCTGCAGCCCCCGCCCCGCCTCCGAGCACGGGGGGAACAGCCACACACCCCCCCGGACCCACGCCCTCCGTCGACCGCTCGCTCAAACCGGGCTCGCTCGTCAGCCCTGGGAGAA gtGTGATGGTGGAGGGGCTGCAGCCCCTGGTGGTTCCCCGGGAGCTGTGCAGCAAGTTCCTAAAGCTGGCTGAGGCCAACACTGCCCGGGCCGTGGAGACGTGCGGCATTCTCTGTGGAAAACTG ACGCGCAGCGAGTTCACTCTGACCCACGTGATCGTGCCGAAGCAGAGGGGCGGGCCGGATTCCTGCGACACAGAGAACGAGGAGGAACTCTTCATCATCCAGGACCAGCTCAGCCTCATCACTCTGGGCTGGATTCAC ACACACCCGACCCAGACCGCCTTCTTGTCCAGCGtggacatgcacacacactgctcCTACCAGATGATGCTGCCCGAGTCCATCGCCATCGTCTGCTCGCCCAAATTCAACGA gaCTGGCTACTTCAAACTGACTGAGCACGGTATGGAGGAGATCTCATCCTGCAAACAGAAGGGCTTTCACCCGCACCCCAAGGAGCCCCCACTCTTCACT TCTTGCGGGCACGTCACCATCAGTGACAGCAGTGTGACGGTGATGGACCTGCGATGA
- the LOC117397721 gene encoding RNA/RNP complex-1-interacting phosphatase, whose protein sequence is MLKPRPVLQARSLLKALMNANGSGLNTSDRAGPSQGLIVTGRPGARSGNPGELKTDGRGSARSPFYEGRGGISGRGFFTQAPAMTNRKKNHVPDRWTAYSAVGKRIPGTRFVAFKVPLRQAFEHHLPPEMRFSPLDLVQKLGEQKEELGLIIDLTFTTRYYQPQDLPESLFYLKIFTAGHEVPCNATILKFKQAVRRFLRENEGNDKLIGVHCTHGLNRTGYLVCRYLIDVDGMDPGVAINLFNKSRGHSIERQNYIEDLRNGPTRSNKGIELSVHELEPVRGQAALTESSSAVSGAAPHTERRLPPGPCRPPYQQPPPRFYPPPPPHGAGRGPLRPSEYMETWRRHPEPWDAPGPSYPPLPRYPPLPRYTGSDCDPYFRQDPPWAGHYPPPPENRWDTQSRRRRKLHRKAQSGQPQDRT, encoded by the exons aTGCTCAAACCCCGTCCTGTCCTGCAAGCGCGCTCGCTATTGAAAGCCTTAATGAACGCGAATGGCTCCGGTTTAAATACTAGCGACAGGGCCGGACCGAGCCAGGGGCTGATAGTAACCGGGCGTCCGGGTGCGAGGTCAGGAAATCCCGGCGAGCTGAAGACGGACGGGCGGGGCAGCGCACGAAGTCCATTTTATGAGGGAAGAGGCGGAATATCTGGGAGAGGATTTTTCACACAGGCACCAGCAATGACAAACCGCAAGAAAAATCACGTGCCGGACAG GTGGACTGCGTACAGTGCGGTTGGGAAGAGGATTCCTGGGACGCGCTTCGTTGCGTTTAAAGTTCCCCTGAGGCAG gcgtTTGAGCATCACCTGCCCCCTGAGATGCGCTTCTCCCCCCTGGACTTGGTGCAGAAGCTGGGGGAGCAGAAAGAGGAGCTGGGGCTGATCATCGACCTCACCTTCACCACCCGCTACTACCAGCCCCAG GACTTGCCGGAgagcttgttttatttaaagatcTTCACTGCAGGGCATGAGGTGCCTTGCAATGCCACCATCCTGAAGTTCAAGCAGGCTGTCCGGAGATTCCTGCGGGAGAACGAAGGCAACG ACAAGTTGATTGGAGTCCACTGCACCCACGGACTAAACAGAACCGGGTATCTTGtctgcag GTACCTAATTGATGTGGATGGAATGGATCCCGGTGTGGCGATAAACC TTTTCAATAAGTCCAGAGGCCACTCCATAGAAAGGCAAAACTACATTGAAGACCTGCGGAACGGACCCACGAGGAG caacAAGGGGATTGAGTTGTCGGTGCATGAGCTGGAGCCTGTCCGCGGCCAGGCGGCTCTGACTGAGAGCTCCTCCGCTGTCTCTGGTGctgctccccacactgagaggcGTCTCCCCCCAGGACCCTGCCGACCTCCCTACCA GCAGCCCCCTCCCCGTttctacccccctccccctcctcatgGTGCGGGGAGGGGGCCCTTGAGACCCAGCGAGTACATGGAGACCTGGAGGAGACACCCAGAGCCATGGGACGCCCCAGGACCAAGCTACCCCCCGCTGCCAAGATACCCACCGCTGCCCCGATACACCGGCAGCGATTGTGACCCCTACTTCAGACAGGACCCGCCCTGGGCCGGGCATTACCCCCCGCCCCCCGAAAACCGATGGGACACCCAGAGCAGGAGACGCAGGAAATTGCACAGGAAAGCCCAGAGCGGACAGCCGCAGGACAGGACTTGA